CAGAAAACCCTTTTGAAGGCGGGCCTAATGATATCCCCATTACTTCTATGAGCAGGACTATAGAAATTGATTTGCTGGAGATTCTGGGTGAAACAGATTTGCCACCGGCAATAGCTGCAGAGAACGATATTCTGATGTAAAACAGAAGACCGTTTGTGGCCGGATTAAACTCTGTGTGAGTCCACCACGAGTCCACAGTGAGTCCACGTTGAGTCCACCTTTTTGCCCAAATACGTGGACTCACTGTGGAGTTGAGTTGTACCCGAAGTGGAATCATACAGAAGTTGAACACAGCTTGCTCTTTCTGCTGAAGAAATCAAATCAAAAAAACAGGAATTAAGACTTATTGTACATTTTGAAAGGTGACTGATTAAACTCCCACCAGTCCTGAGCCAATTGATTCTGCAGACCTGACCAGTAAGGATCATTGCTGTCAAATCTAAAAGCATAACGCAGCAAACTGTAACAGGTGGTAAACTGTCCGGTCGCAATTAATGCCGCAGGTTTTTTTTCCTGCTGATGGTTTTTGTCAAACCATAAAGAAGTATCCATTTCTGTTGCAGATTCTGCTACCAGCTGCAGCACCGCAGACGGTTTCATTAACTCTGCCAGATTCATTTTTTTTCCGTTAACCAGCACTGATGGATTTTTCTTATACCAGGATTCTGCTTTAAGGTCAGCCATGCGCTGATAGTCATTTTTAGGACTCAGAGAATAAATGGCATTCATCAAACTGAATTGCCGCCAGTGTTTCAATTCTATTTGCTGCACTAATGATTCTTTTTCCCCTTTTTTTAATAGCGTGCCATCGGCTTTGATCTTGCGTTCTGAAATTTTTTCAAACAGCCGGTCATAAGATACTCTTCTGATTTTTTTCAGAAATACGATAGCAGAAAGATAGGCAACCGAGGTAGCCCGTGAATCTATCAGTTGTAAAAGCACACTCAGCCGCAGGCGCAGAAAATAAAAGATGTGCCCGAGAATGACTATGCCATAAGTCTGTTTCTTCTTTTGCACCTGCTGATAAGCGAAAAAACCTTTGGTGAAAAAATAAGCAGCGATTAATAGCAGAGCAGCATTGATGCCTAAAAAAGCATAACACAATTCAACCAGGGTTCCGGTAAGAATGCCGGTGATAAATATGCCGCTGAACAGGACTAAAATGAGCAGGTATTGCAGCAGGTTAAGTTTTTGCAGCCAGCTCTTTTTATTTTCTTCAGGGAAATCATAACCACTGGTATAATTACTGCTCACATCACAGGTGATATACAGATCATAACCAAATATGTTCTTGTTCTGAAGTCTTTCTTCTGCCCTGGTAAAGGAATCTATTCCCTGGTTGTCGTCAATTCCACCATCCATCAATACAAAACGTGGTGGTGGCGTTTCATTCTGGGGCCCTTTATCCGGAGAAAAACGGGGATCTTCTTTAATTGCTGTTTCCAGCGCATTTTTACTCAGGTCATGATAAGTAAAATCATTAGGGAATACAAAAGGTTCAAAACCCAGTGGGAAACAGGAAGAACAGGCCAGTATATCTGCCAGTTTAATCTTTTTTAAGCTTTCGGTTGCTGCTTTTTCATTCCTGAACCGCAGAAATTTATTTCCTGGTATCCCGGCATTCTGAAAACGGAAAAGCATCCCGTTATCAAATTCAGTAGCATTGGCGCAAATTTCTTTAACTGCATTTTTTACCGGCTTCCAGTAAATGCCGAAAACTTCTTCCTTAAAGAGCAGTTCATCATAGGCAATGGAAAAGGCATTGATAAGGTTTCTGGATTTATCCGGTCTCTTTTTCCAGTGACTTTCTGCATTAAGGATTTTAAACACGCGGTCTATCAGTGTAGTGCCATGTAAGATATGTTTAGTCATGCCGGTATAGAACTCCTGAAAGGATTGTCCTTTGCGCTGACTTGCGGTATAAGCCAGATTGGTAATTGTTCCGCCCGACGCGGATGAGATAAAATGAACGAGGGAGGTTAATTTTTTACCATCAATATAAACAGTTTCCATATAGGACAGACAACCCAGTGAGTAGGATGCCGCCCGAAAACCGCCGCCTGAAAAGCTTAAAGCAATATGTTCAGGTTTTCGCGGCTGAAGCACTGAATAGTTCATAACATTGATTTTGATCAGATTAATTTATCCAGGATAAAAAGGTATGACTAATTTTGAACAATATCAATTTATAAGAGCCTGTTATTAAATTAACAGGCTCAGTTTATGTTTATTTTAATGACCATTCTATCGTATCACTCCAGGTTTTATTGTCTTTTTTTGCAACTGTTCTGAGTATATTTTTGCCTTTTTTTAATTGTATATCTTTAAAGATAAACTGGATATTATTGGTTCCCTGCACAGGCTGAGCTGTTATCTTTTTTCCATTAAGAAACAGTTCCGGCTGTCCGATATTTGAATAAACAGTAACCGGGGTAACAGCATGTTTACGCTCAACCACACGACGTTCTGTTAAATACAGGACAGGTTCTTTGCTCCAGTTGGCCTTATACCAGTAAAAAGCATCTTTTTTTAATTTACGGTCAAAAGTAACCAGTCCCTTCATATTACGGGCAGGCATGCCGCCACGGTTCCACATTGGTGTTGCGAAATCAAACATATTCCAGATATAGGAAGCCGCTATTGCAGGGTGTCTGGCAATTACCGGCCATTGTACCTCATGCGTTTTTGTTTCAAAACTTTCAGGATAAAAAGGAGAAGTATAATCATAAGCTTCCTTCAGATCTGCCTGTTCCTGCTGATGGAAAACATTGCCGTCTGCTCCATATTCTGTCAGGATCACTTTGTTAGCAGGGTATTTGTCTGTGATACCTTTTGCCCAGTCTTCCAGATCGCCGACCTTGCCTTCATACCAGCCGTAATAGCGGTTCATACCCTGTATATCTGCATTTAAATTGGTAGGACGATCCATTTCTCCATAACCACTTACGCTCACTGTATAACGGTCCGGATCTTCTGTTTTGGCGATATCGTTTAATTCACGGGTCAATACTGCCGGGTAATCTGCAGGTGTTTTGCCGTAAACCTCATTATGAAGGCCCCAGACATACAGAGAGGGATGGTTGTAATTTTGCTTAATCAGTTCCATTAACTGCTGTTTCGCATTATCTGCTTCTTCGCCTGTACTCGTATTGACAAAAGGGATTTCTGCCCAGATGACAAAACCCATCG
This portion of the Pedobacter lusitanus genome encodes:
- a CDS encoding patatin-like phospholipase family protein, encoding MNYSVLQPRKPEHIALSFSGGGFRAASYSLGCLSYMETVYIDGKKLTSLVHFISSASGGTITNLAYTASQRKGQSFQEFYTGMTKHILHGTTLIDRVFKILNAESHWKKRPDKSRNLINAFSIAYDELLFKEEVFGIYWKPVKNAVKEICANATEFDNGMLFRFQNAGIPGNKFLRFRNEKAATESLKKIKLADILACSSCFPLGFEPFVFPNDFTYHDLSKNALETAIKEDPRFSPDKGPQNETPPPRFVLMDGGIDDNQGIDSFTRAEERLQNKNIFGYDLYITCDVSSNYTSGYDFPEENKKSWLQKLNLLQYLLILVLFSGIFITGILTGTLVELCYAFLGINAALLLIAAYFFTKGFFAYQQVQKKKQTYGIVILGHIFYFLRLRLSVLLQLIDSRATSVAYLSAIVFLKKIRRVSYDRLFEKISERKIKADGTLLKKGEKESLVQQIELKHWRQFSLMNAIYSLSPKNDYQRMADLKAESWYKKNPSVLVNGKKMNLAELMKPSAVLQLVAESATEMDTSLWFDKNHQQEKKPAALIATGQFTTCYSLLRYAFRFDSNDPYWSGLQNQLAQDWWEFNQSPFKMYNKS